In Oryza sativa Japonica Group chromosome 11, ASM3414082v1, the following are encoded in one genomic region:
- the LOC4349862 gene encoding uncharacterized protein has protein sequence MEIPNQISGGGGGGSVVIEIPAATEIAGVDTAPAKVCDDDPRAQPLRDREWVSQLPPDHPLRYTCGLPNGVFLSMSFVTIIYAVIAPWMLWRVATDHVSLMWTSSILACSYGALWTIALSERLAGAFLAIIFRVSYVALVAFASTHLIGTANGISIVYLDTFYVAGMLGYAVAEYRLRRGTEQCPSAILAAKPPPLEDQERGDEEAGLYYMGFLFGSVSLCLVGRMAWLLLYPCGGKCLISYVIEELSFEASMLIYIWVIFVSLTQLEGALVCYNTLFCKMPICFGAWFVLGVLLGVPVSGAIEMLIFWIGTMALAGFFGYCLAVHAYCKRNQKTPA, from the exons ATGGAAATCCCCAATCagatcagcggcggcggcggcggcggatcggtTGTTATAGAAATCCCGGCCGCCACGGAGATCGCCGGAGTGGATACCGCGCCGGCAAAGGTATGTGACGATGATCCCCGTGCTCAACCCCTCCGCGACCGCGAGTGGGTGTCGCAGCTGCCCCCGGACCACCCCCTACGCTACACCTGCGGCCTTCCGAACGGGGTCTTCCTCTCCATGTCCTTCGTCACCATCATCTACGCCGTGATTGCTCCATGGATGCTGTGGCGCGTTGCTACCGATCATGTGTCCCTCATGTGGACATCGTCGATCCTCGCGTGTTCCTACGGCGCACTGTGGACTATAGCCTTGTCCGAACGGCTAGCAGGTGCCTTCTTGGCTATCATCTTCCGCGTCTCCTATGTTGCCTTGGTGGCCTTCGCGTCCACGCACCTGATTGGTACCGCCAATGGGATCTCGATCGTGTATCTCGACACGTTCTACGTTGCTGGGATGCTCGGGTACGCCGTCGCGGAGTATCGTCTCCGTCGTGGTACCGAGCAATGCCCTAGCGCCATCTTAGCCGCCAAACCTCCTCCATTGGAGGACCAAGAGCGAGGCGACGAGGAGGCCGGGCTCTACTACATGGGCTTCTTGTTTGGTTCGGTATCCCTCTGTTTGGTGGGGAGGATGGCGTGGCTGCTTCTCTACCCCTGCGGCGGCAAGTGTCTCATCTCTTACGTCATCGAGGAGCTCTCGTTTGAGGCATCAATGCTGATCTACATATGGGTTATCTTTGTTTCCCTTACTCAGTTGGAAGGGGCTCTGGTCTGTTACAACACTCTGTTCTGCAAGATGCCAATTTGTTTTGGTGCATGGTTCGTTCTTGGCGTGCTTCTTGGCGTACCTGTGAGTGGTGCTATTGAGATGCTAATCTTTTGGATTGGCACTATGGCTCTGGCTGGATTCTTTGGATACTGTCTCGCGGTTCACGCATATTGCAAAAG GAATCAGAAGACACCAGCTTAG